DNA from Fusobacterium perfoetens:
GCTGACGCTCAAAGAAGATGGAAACAATATCAAAGAATGTTATCTATGGACTTCTCTAAATAATTAAGCTTTATTAAAAGAGTATAATCTTAAATAATTAATAATAATTTTGGGATCGATTATATCGGTCCCAATTTATTATTTAACAAGGAGATAAGAATGTTTACAAGAACAAGAAGATTAAGACAGAATGGAATATTAAGAGAGATGGTAAGAAATATTACTATCAATCTAGACCAATTTATATACCCAATTTTTGTAGAAGAAGGGACAAATATTAAAGAAGAAATACCTTCTATGCCAAATCAATATAGATATTCTATAGATATGCTTTCAGAAGAATTAAAAGAATTAAAAGACCTAGGAATAAAATCTCTTTTATTGTTTGGTATTCCTAAAATAAAAGATGAAGTTGGAAGTGAAGCATACAACGATAATGGAATAGTTCAAGAAGCTGTAAGATATATTAAGAAAAACTTTCCAGAATTTTTGATAGTAACAGATGTTTGTATGTGTGAATATACTTCTCATGGACATTGTGGAATTTTGAATGGAAATGATGTAAATAATGATGTAACTCTAAATTATCTAGCTAAAATAGCTGTATCTCATGTTAAAGCTGGAGCAGATATTGTAGCTCCTTCTGATATGATGGACGGAAGAATACAAGCTATAAGAGAAGCATTAGATAAGAATGGATATATTAATACTCCTATAATGGCTTACAGTGTAAAATATGCGTCAAGTTATTATGGACCATTTAGAGATGCAGCTGATTCAGCTCCAAGTTTTGGAGATAGAAAAACATATCAAATGGATTTTAGAAATTCTAAAGATTATAAAAGAGAGGTCATAGCTGATACAGAGGAGGGAGCTGACTTTATAATGGTAAAACCAGCACTACCTTATCTTGATGTTATAAAAGTGGTATCAGAGGAAACAAATCTACCTGTGGTAGCTTATAATGTAAGCGGAGAATATTCTATGGTAAAAGCTGCTAGTTTAAATGGTTGGGTAGATGAGAAAAAAATTGTTATGGAAAATATGTATGCTATAAGAAGAGCTGGGGCAGATATAATTATTAGCTATCATACAAAAGATATAGCAAAATGGGTACAAAATGGAGAGATAAAATTATAATGGATATAAATAGTTTCGCTGTGATTGGAATATCTCATTTAGAGTATGATACAGAAAAAAGAGAAAGATTTATATCTAAAAAACCAGAAACTTTTATAAATGATTTGAAAGAGATGGGAATAATCAAAGGATATGTCAGTCTAATAACTTGTTTAAGAATAGAATTTTATTTAGATTTTGGAGATAATTCAATAGATACTTTTATTGAATCAGAAAAATTTAATAAATTCTTTCAAGGGGAAAATATTTTTATAAAAAAAGGGTACGAAGCAGTTGAGTATCTTTTTAAAGTAGGTTGTGGATTTTACTCGGTAATAAAAGGAGAAGATCAAATACTTGCTCAGATAAAAAAAGGTTATCAAGATTCATTGGAGAAAAATATCAGTTCAAAATTTTTAAATGTTATATTTAATAAAGGGATTGAACTTGGAAAAAAGTTTAGAACAGAAAGTCAAATATCACATAATGCCCTATCCCTAGAAGCAATCTCACTTAAATTTATAAAAGATGAGATTGAAAGTATTAAAGATAAAAAAGTTTTAATCTTGGGAATAGGAGATTTAGCACAGAGTATACTGCATCTTTTAGTAAAAGAAGATGTAAAAAATATAACTATTACTAATAGAACTTATCATAAAGCTTTGGAAATAAAAAATATCTATGAAGATGTCAGTGTAATAGGATTTGATAAGAAAAATCAAGCAGTGGCTAATTCAGATATTATAATAAGCGTTACTTCAGCACCACATCTAGTTTTAAAAAGAGATGAATTGGAAAATTATTTAGACAAAGATAAAAGATATGTATTTTTAGATCTTGCAGTTCCAAGAGATATAGATGAAAGGTTGCAAGAGTTAGATAAGGTTTGTTTATTTAATTTAGATGATGTTTGGTCAGTTTATAATAAGAATGTTAAGAATAGAGAAGATATTTTAAATCGTTTTGAATATATGATATATGAGCAGATAGAAAATTTGAATAAATGGTTTAGATGGAAAAATAAAATGGAGAGCTAATTAAAAACTCTCCATTTTTTAGTTTAATTTTTATGTTTTTTCTTTAATTTTTCAAGTAGATCCTCTTTTACTGGTAAATCTTCAACATATAGTCTAGGAATAACTCTTTCCATAGGAAGAATACCAACTGACATTGCAATACCAGAAGGTAAAGACATTCTAAATGTCTTTAAGTAAGAAAGCATCTCATCAACATATTGTTCAGGGATAGTTAAAAGGAAGATACAATCTGTACCGGGCCAAGTATTACAGTTTTTATGTTTTAATTTATCACTCCAAACAGTTTCAACTTTTCTATGAATTCCATAAAGGTAGAAACCAATCTCATCAAAGAACTCTTCAAGTCTTGCTTTTTGAGCCTCATTAATATAAACCATAAGCATTCTGTAGTGTAAAAACTCTTCTCTCATAATAATTCTTCCCTCCTCAAGATATTTTAGTAATTAGTATATTTATGAAGGAAGAATAGATTTGATATTTATAATCAAATCCCTCTTCCAAAATTTTTAATAATATTTATTACTAATCTTTAGAATCTTTTATTTTAATATTCTAACTAAAATTTATATTTCCTTTTTATTTTTTAGATTTTCTTTTTTCTTCATACATTTCAGCTTTTTTATCCATTTTTTCTCTTAGAGGAGCTATTAATTTTTTAATAAATCCAAGAACTTTGTTGTTCATATCTTCAACCAAAGTATAAAGAACAGGGATAACTACTAGAGTTAATAATGTAGAGAATGAAAGTCCAAACATAACTGTTACAGCCATTCCTCTATAGATTTCAGAACCTTCTCCAATTCCTAAAGCAAGTGGTAACATACCAAATACAGTAGTCATTGTAGTCATTAGAATTGGTCTAAGTCTTGTTCTACAAGATTCAATAACAGCTTCAGCTCTCTCAACACCTCTTTCTCTTGTTATATTGATAAAGTCAATAAGAACGATGGCGTTGTTAACAACGATACCAGCTAGCATTATTATACCAACCATAACCATTATATCAATAGGTTGTCTAAATGTAACAAGTCCTATTAAGATACCAATGAAAGCTAATGGGAATGAACCTAAGATAATTACAGGTAACACAAAGTTTTCAAATTGAGATGCAAGTAGTGCATATATTAAGAATAATGATATTCCAAGAGCTGCTCCCAATTGTCCAGATGCGTCTTGTAAGTTTTCAGAATCTCCACCGAATTTATAAGAAACTGTACTAGGTGGGTTAGTTTCATTAAATGCTTTTACAAGTTCATTTTGAATAGCAACTAATCCAGGACCACCATCGTTAACAGAAACAGAAACTGTATAAATTCTATCTTGTTTATTAATTTCTGATGAACCTTCAACCACTTTGATATCAGCTACGTCAGAAACTTTTACGAATTCATTATCACCAATTTTTATATTTAAGTTAGATAAATCTGATATACTACTTCTTAATTCTTTAGGAAGTCTTACTAAAATATCAATTTCTTCTGTACCAGTTTTAACAGTAGTAGTATTTCCTCTATCTCCTCCTAATATGAAGTAACTAATTGTTTGTCCAACAGTGATAGGGTTGATACCATATGCTTGTATTTTTTCTCTGTTAAGAATAATTCTAGCTTCTGGGTTACCTGGGTCTAAAGATGAAGTAATATCAACAGCACCTTCAAAGTTTTTAATCTTGTCAGCAACTTGTTTACCAATTTCTTTTAACTCATCATAGTTAGGTCCCATTATGTTAATTTCAACGTCTCTTTGAGGAGCACTCATAGCAAAGTTTTCTGATAAACTGATTCTTGTATCAGGAATTTTTTCTACAAGAGGTCTTATTCTATCAATGATTTCAAATACAGATGTATCTCTTGTATCTTTTTTACCAACGTCAACGTTTATAGATATAGTATTGTTAGTGATAAAGTCAAAGTAGTATTTTGTATCAGGATCTTCTTTAACAATATCTTCTATTTGATTAGCTATATCTTGAGATTTTGCTATATCAAGTCCATTTCCTAATTCGGCAACTATAGAATATCTTCCTTGGTCTTGTTTAGGCATGAATTCTACTTTTAAGAAGTTCATACAAGTACCAACAGTAACAAAGAAAGTAACTATAGTGATAAGAACTACTTTTAATCTGTTAGTAACAGCCCAAGTGATGATAGATAGATATTTAGCTTTAACACCAGCAAAGAATTTACCTTCACTTGTGATATTTACTTTATTACTTAAGAACTTACTAGCTATCATAGGCATTAAAGTTAATGAAACTATTAAAGCTGCTAAGTTTGAGAATATAATTGAAAGTGACATGTCACGGAATATCTCTCTTGCAATACCAGGTATAAATAATATAGGTATAAATACAACCATTGTAGTAAGAGATGATGCAATGATAGACATTGTAACCTCAGTAGTACCGTTATCAGATGCTTCAATAACTGGAGAGTGTAACTCTGTCATATGACGATAAATATTATCTATAACAACAACTGAGTTGTCTGTAAGCATTCCAACCCCAAGTGATAATCCCATTAAAGAGATAAGGTTGATACTTGTTCCACTAAATGAAAGGAATGCAAATGTAAACATAATTGATACTGGAAGAGCTAGAGATATAAGTAATGTAGCTCTTATATTTTTTAAGAATACTAATAAAACTATTGTTGCAAGAACAAGGGCTTGTAAAGCACTTGAACTGATACTTGAAATAGATTTTGTAATGTCTTCAGATGTATCAAGTAGTACTGTAAAATCAGTTCCTGGAGGCATTATAGGTTTTAAGTCTTCAAAGGCTTTATTAACACCTTTATTAAGATCTATTGTACTTCCGTCAGCAGATTTTTCTACTGCAACAACGATACCTTCTTTTTGGTTTAAGAATCCTAAGTCAGTAAAGTCTTCTGTAGTAAGAACTACTTCAGCTACGTCAGATACTCTTAATGAGTTACCATTACTATGGATTACTAAGTTTTTAATCTCATCTATGTAGTTTGTTTCACCCATAAATCTACCAACGATTTGTTTGCTACCTGTGTTGATAGTACCTAGAGGTAAGTTTTTACTAGAATAAGAGATTATATTATAAAGTTCCATAGGTGATAAATTATAAGCTGATAATTTATCAGGATTAATTTGTAATTGGATTTGTTTTTGTGGGTTGCCGAAAACCTTAACTTGTCCAATACCTTTTAAAGATTCTAGTCTTGGTTTTAAATATTCATCAACGAAACTTCCCATTTCACTTCTACTTTTACCAGTAAACATAGCAACCATTGTTAAGTTACCTGCTCCAGCTTCTACTTTTCTGGCAACTGGTGTATCGGCGTCATCTGGTAAATCGTTTGTGATTCTTGATATCTCTCTTTGGATATCTGTTACTTTATCGTCAGCATCAATACCGAAATCAAATTCTACAACAACAGTAGATTGACCGAAAGCTGATGTTGATGTTATCTTATCAATACCTTCAATGTTAGGTAAAACTTCTTCAATTTTTTTTGTTACTTGTGTTTCAACGTCTTCTGGAACAGCTCCATTCCAAGAAGTTGTAACTGTTACAACTGGAATATCCATATTGGGTAAAAGCTCAGATTTCATTGTTAACATAGCAATAAGTCCTATGAAAATCATAGAAATCATAAGCATTGTAGTTGCAACGGGTCTACGAATTGACAAACCTGCTAATGTCATTTTTCCCTCCTAATTATTTAGTTTCTTTAGTAGTTGTGCTTGGATTAGATTCGCTAATTTTGTTACCATCTTCAAGTCCGAATAGTCCTTTTACAACAACTTTATCTCCTGTTTTAATATCTTTAGAAGAAATAACAGTGTATTTAGAGTCTTGAGCTCCAGTTTGAACTTCAACTCTTCTTGCAACTCCATCTTTTACAACAAATATATAACTTAATAAGTCTCTTATGAATATACTTTCATCTGGTACAGACATAGCAGAAACTTTTCCAACTGGAATAGTTACATAAGAGTACATACCATCTTTAATAAGATTGTCAGTATTTTTTACACCGATTTTTAATTTATATTTTTTAGTATTAGATTCAGCAATTGGGTTGATTTCTAATATTTGTCCATCAAGAGTTTTTCCGATAGCAGGAATTTCTATTGATAATGGTCCACCAACTTTAACTTGTCCAAGCCATTCAGCAGGGAAACCAACATAAGATTCCATAAGTTCGTCATCAATTACTGTAAATATAGTAGCGTTTCCTTCTACTTCATTTCCAACTTTACCAAAAAGATTTCCAACAACACCATCTATATCAGCTCTTCTAAATAATTTGTCATAATTATTTTTAGCTACATCAAAATTAGCTTTTGCAGTAGAATAAGCATTTTCATATTCTACATATTCTAAGTATGATATAAGTTGTTCATCATATAATCTTTTGAATTTATTGTAGTTATTTCTAGCTACATTGTATAGAGATTTTGAAGAATTGTAAGTAGCTTCTGTGTCAGCATCAGAAAGTTTCATTACAACTTCACCTTTTTTAACATGTTCTCCATTTTTTTTGAATATTTGTTCTATTGTTCCACCTTTTTCAGTAGTGTGATCAACTTTGAATTCTGGTTCAAGTATAGCGTCACTTCTGAAAGTTTGGCTTAGTTCTCTTACTTGAACAGGTTCTGTTACAACGTATTTAGGTTTTTCAACTACCTCAACTTTTTCCTTTTTCTTTCCACACCCAAGGAACATAAATGCAGAAATTAGAGATAAACAAAGTATTTTTTTCATATATATCCTCCATTTAAAATTTTTAATATACTTAGGTTTATTAGATTATAAGAGATCTATAAGTTTCAAATGCCAATAAATAATCAGTTTCAGCAGAATTATAATTCATTTGAGCAGTTCTATATTGAGCTTCAGAATTTAGATAATCTTGAGTGGATAAAAGCCCAGCTTCATATCTCTTAGTATCTATTTGATAGTTTTCTCTAGAGGCTTCTAGGGAACTTCTCATAGCTTCTCTATATTTTTCAAGTCTTAAAACTTCGCTATAAGCAGTAGTTAAATTAATTTCGATATTGTCTTGAGTGATAGAATTGTTAAGTTCTTCTATTTTATAATTTTCTTTAGCCACTCTGTAAGCATCTATTCCGCTACCAAAACTAAATAGTTCCCAATCAACTTGAACTCCACCTCTCCATTCTTCATCATGGAAAACATCACTAGAATGAAGTCTTTCAGTTCCACCATAACTTGCAAAAGCAGAAACTTTAGGAAGATTATCACTGAAAGCTACCATTTTTTCAGCCTTAGAATATTCTACTTTATTTTTAGCAATTAAAGCATTTAAACTTTGATTTTTAGCTGTTATCATATCTTTATCAAAGTTTATATTTTCACTTAGATTTGTAGGGATAACTAAATCTTTTAAATCTATATCTTCTGATTCAGGAATTCCAAGTTCTGTTTTTAAATTTTTCTTTTCAGTGGCGATAGAGCTTTGAACTTTAACTATTTGAGATTCGATATCAAGTAATGAGTATTCTGTTTTTAAAAGATCAGCTTTAATGATTAAACGTTCTTTTAATTTTTTCTCTTGTAGTTTCATTCTTGCTTCTAACTCTTTTTGTGAGCTTTTTAAAGCTTCTAAGTTATTTTCATATTTGATGATGTTACTATAAAGAGATATTACTTTTATTCTAGTATTAACTTTTTCTTTTAAGAAAGAGTAATCTAAAATATTTTTTTGAGCGTTAGCTCCCTTAATCCCACCAAGTATAGCTCCACCTTGGAAAAGAGGATAAGTAGCTATAATTTTACTAGTATATCCATCTTTACTAATATCTTCATGTTTTTCTGTTAATTTTCTTCCATACACAACATTTTTATGAGAGTGTTCATTTCTGCTGTATGTACCTTGGTAAGCAACAGTAGGTAAAGCATACTTAAATGCTTGAGAAAGATTAAGTTCTCCTATCTTTTTATTTCTTTCTGCGATTTGAATATTTTTGCTATTAGTAAGAGATAAATCAATTGCTTGTTCTAGATCAAGAGTTCTAGCAAAAGATGCAGCACTTAGTAATAGAAATATTCCCAGTGTTTTTTTCATAAAGAATATCACCTCTTATATTTAAAATTTTATTTTCTTATTATTTTCATAGCGATTTTAGTTAAAAAATCAACTTCTTTTTTTAAATTAATGCTTTCTAAAGATTTTTTTACCTGTAAAGGTGTTGGATTTTTAGAAGAGTCATTATTATAACTAGAAACAAAAGGA
Protein-coding regions in this window:
- the hemB gene encoding porphobilinogen synthase gives rise to the protein MFTRTRRLRQNGILREMVRNITINLDQFIYPIFVEEGTNIKEEIPSMPNQYRYSIDMLSEELKELKDLGIKSLLLFGIPKIKDEVGSEAYNDNGIVQEAVRYIKKNFPEFLIVTDVCMCEYTSHGHCGILNGNDVNNDVTLNYLAKIAVSHVKAGADIVAPSDMMDGRIQAIREALDKNGYINTPIMAYSVKYASSYYGPFRDAADSAPSFGDRKTYQMDFRNSKDYKREVIADTEEGADFIMVKPALPYLDVIKVVSEETNLPVVAYNVSGEYSMVKAASLNGWVDEKKIVMENMYAIRRAGADIIISYHTKDIAKWVQNGEIKL
- the hemA gene encoding glutamyl-tRNA reductase; this translates as MMDINSFAVIGISHLEYDTEKRERFISKKPETFINDLKEMGIIKGYVSLITCLRIEFYLDFGDNSIDTFIESEKFNKFFQGENIFIKKGYEAVEYLFKVGCGFYSVIKGEDQILAQIKKGYQDSLEKNISSKFLNVIFNKGIELGKKFRTESQISHNALSLEAISLKFIKDEIESIKDKKVLILGIGDLAQSILHLLVKEDVKNITITNRTYHKALEIKNIYEDVSVIGFDKKNQAVANSDIIISVTSAPHLVLKRDELENYLDKDKRYVFLDLAVPRDIDERLQELDKVCLFNLDDVWSVYNKNVKNREDILNRFEYMIYEQIENLNKWFRWKNKMES
- a CDS encoding PG0541 family transporter-associated protein — its product is MREEFLHYRMLMVYINEAQKARLEEFFDEIGFYLYGIHRKVETVWSDKLKHKNCNTWPGTDCIFLLTIPEQYVDEMLSYLKTFRMSLPSGIAMSVGILPMERVIPRLYVEDLPVKEDLLEKLKKKHKN
- a CDS encoding efflux RND transporter permease subunit, translated to MTLAGLSIRRPVATTMLMISMIFIGLIAMLTMKSELLPNMDIPVVTVTTSWNGAVPEDVETQVTKKIEEVLPNIEGIDKITSTSAFGQSTVVVEFDFGIDADDKVTDIQREISRITNDLPDDADTPVARKVEAGAGNLTMVAMFTGKSRSEMGSFVDEYLKPRLESLKGIGQVKVFGNPQKQIQLQINPDKLSAYNLSPMELYNIISYSSKNLPLGTINTGSKQIVGRFMGETNYIDEIKNLVIHSNGNSLRVSDVAEVVLTTEDFTDLGFLNQKEGIVVAVEKSADGSTIDLNKGVNKAFEDLKPIMPPGTDFTVLLDTSEDITKSISSISSSALQALVLATIVLLVFLKNIRATLLISLALPVSIMFTFAFLSFSGTSINLISLMGLSLGVGMLTDNSVVVIDNIYRHMTELHSPVIEASDNGTTEVTMSIIASSLTTMVVFIPILFIPGIAREIFRDMSLSIIFSNLAALIVSLTLMPMIASKFLSNKVNITSEGKFFAGVKAKYLSIITWAVTNRLKVVLITIVTFFVTVGTCMNFLKVEFMPKQDQGRYSIVAELGNGLDIAKSQDIANQIEDIVKEDPDTKYYFDFITNNTISINVDVGKKDTRDTSVFEIIDRIRPLVEKIPDTRISLSENFAMSAPQRDVEINIMGPNYDELKEIGKQVADKIKNFEGAVDITSSLDPGNPEARIILNREKIQAYGINPITVGQTISYFILGGDRGNTTTVKTGTEEIDILVRLPKELRSSISDLSNLNIKIGDNEFVKVSDVADIKVVEGSSEINKQDRIYTVSVSVNDGGPGLVAIQNELVKAFNETNPPSTVSYKFGGDSENLQDASGQLGAALGISLFLIYALLASQFENFVLPVIILGSFPLAFIGILIGLVTFRQPIDIMVMVGIIMLAGIVVNNAIVLIDFINITRERGVERAEAVIESCRTRLRPILMTTMTTVFGMLPLALGIGEGSEIYRGMAVTVMFGLSFSTLLTLVVIPVLYTLVEDMNNKVLGFIKKLIAPLREKMDKKAEMYEEKRKSKK
- a CDS encoding efflux RND transporter periplasmic adaptor subunit, encoding MKKILCLSLISAFMFLGCGKKKEKVEVVEKPKYVVTEPVQVRELSQTFRSDAILEPEFKVDHTTEKGGTIEQIFKKNGEHVKKGEVVMKLSDADTEATYNSSKSLYNVARNNYNKFKRLYDEQLISYLEYVEYENAYSTAKANFDVAKNNYDKLFRRADIDGVVGNLFGKVGNEVEGNATIFTVIDDELMESYVGFPAEWLGQVKVGGPLSIEIPAIGKTLDGQILEINPIAESNTKKYKLKIGVKNTDNLIKDGMYSYVTIPVGKVSAMSVPDESIFIRDLLSYIFVVKDGVARRVEVQTGAQDSKYTVISSKDIKTGDKVVVKGLFGLEDGNKISESNPSTTTKETK
- a CDS encoding TolC family protein, with product MKKTLGIFLLLSAASFARTLDLEQAIDLSLTNSKNIQIAERNKKIGELNLSQAFKYALPTVAYQGTYSRNEHSHKNVVYGRKLTEKHEDISKDGYTSKIIATYPLFQGGAILGGIKGANAQKNILDYSFLKEKVNTRIKVISLYSNIIKYENNLEALKSSQKELEARMKLQEKKLKERLIIKADLLKTEYSLLDIESQIVKVQSSIATEKKNLKTELGIPESEDIDLKDLVIPTNLSENINFDKDMITAKNQSLNALIAKNKVEYSKAEKMVAFSDNLPKVSAFASYGGTERLHSSDVFHDEEWRGGVQVDWELFSFGSGIDAYRVAKENYKIEELNNSITQDNIEINLTTAYSEVLRLEKYREAMRSSLEASRENYQIDTKRYEAGLLSTQDYLNSEAQYRTAQMNYNSAETDYLLAFETYRSLII